Proteins from a genomic interval of Mesobacillus sp. S13:
- a CDS encoding nucleotidyltransferase domain-containing protein, protein MGLVSKHLERDLALPKHRDILLESALMDLTSDSNVLAIYQAGSLARGNFDDYSDIDLHIIVDPVQKVNFIKNMRNRAAEWGSVLFYEDFNPASPVVVTHYDSFVKIDSWYHSPEEVVPSIWLKGYKVLYDPNNIIRNVIQESSNIVYKPTADEVEFWRGKLLAFIHETYRAAMRGEFYYALSNLDRVRWLIASGWYMELEDHLDSPYGVWSKIEGQRSKLNQGQLSLLKSWECSRDPDQIIKTMASIVPEIYRLNKYLSKQVDIADDEAHIRKVIGMVI, encoded by the coding sequence GTGGGATTAGTAAGTAAACATTTAGAAAGAGATTTAGCGTTGCCGAAACATCGTGACATTCTTTTGGAGAGTGCGTTAATGGATTTAACATCAGATTCAAATGTTTTGGCTATTTATCAGGCGGGGTCATTAGCCAGGGGTAACTTTGATGATTACTCGGACATTGATTTACATATTATTGTTGATCCAGTTCAGAAAGTAAATTTTATAAAAAATATGCGTAACAGGGCAGCTGAATGGGGGAGTGTTTTATTTTACGAGGATTTTAATCCTGCATCTCCTGTAGTTGTTACCCATTATGATTCCTTTGTAAAAATAGATAGCTGGTATCATTCCCCTGAGGAAGTAGTACCATCCATTTGGCTAAAAGGTTATAAGGTTTTATACGATCCGAACAATATTATTAGAAATGTTATTCAGGAATCATCAAATATAGTTTATAAACCTACAGCAGACGAAGTGGAGTTTTGGCGTGGAAAACTTTTGGCATTCATACACGAAACTTATCGTGCCGCTATGAGGGGAGAATTCTATTACGCTCTATCAAATTTAGATCGGGTCCGCTGGTTAATCGCTTCTGGATGGTATATGGAATTGGAAGACCATCTAGATAGTCCGTACGGTGTTTGGTCAAAAATTGAGGGGCAAAGAAGCAAATTGAATCAAGGGCAGTTGTCTCTTTTAAAAAGTTGGGAGTGTAGCCGAGATCCCGACCAAATCATAAAAACAATGGCCAGTATCGTCCCGGAAATTTACAGATTGAATAAATACCTGAGTAAACAAGTGGATATTGCGGATGATGAAGCGCATATCAGGAAAGTGATAGGTATGGTGATTTGA
- a CDS encoding histidine phosphatase family protein, whose amino-acid sequence MIYVIRHGETDLNKERKMQGRMGLPLNENGIQQAKALRERLQNIKFDFVFSSPQERAVQTAEIVTGINAVKDDRLDVFDLGEADRLHVNEVKMAGHLPDSSVYKGIEDPDDFVKRVFNFMNELENQHGIKELNILIAGHRCTTGCMGAYFEGIPSDKNILKFSSNTGDYKTYEFK is encoded by the coding sequence TTGATTTATGTAATCAGACATGGGGAAACAGATTTGAATAAAGAACGTAAAATGCAAGGGAGAATGGGTTTGCCATTAAACGAAAATGGAATTCAACAGGCAAAAGCTTTGCGAGAAAGGCTGCAAAATATAAAATTCGACTTTGTCTTTTCTTCCCCACAGGAACGAGCAGTTCAAACAGCAGAAATTGTCACCGGCATAAATGCAGTTAAAGATGATAGACTGGATGTTTTTGACTTAGGAGAAGCTGACAGGTTACATGTTAATGAGGTTAAAATGGCTGGTCATTTACCTGATTCCTCGGTTTATAAAGGAATTGAAGACCCTGATGATTTTGTGAAGAGGGTGTTTAATTTTATGAATGAACTTGAGAATCAGCATGGAATAAAAGAGTTGAATATTCTTATTGCAGGCCACAGATGCACAACAGGTTGTATGGGGGCTTATTTTGAAGGAATACCTAGTGATAAGAATATATTAAAATTCTCATCAAATACTGGTGATTATAAGACTTATGAATTTAAATAA
- a CDS encoding chloramphenicol phosphotransferase CPT family protein → MQKGMIIVLNGVSSSGKSTLAKEITKLLPDFFAFSVDDYDLVIEKMEDRENERLIPIETEYFYYRNAAMFSDRGVNLILDQILHDPTTLQNFYETLKSYPILLVGVHCPLEELKRREELRGDRRIGQAIFQLSFVHKQETYDIEVNTYANSMMECAKEIVDCLESDTPLLGFEKSLEQFESSRSSIK, encoded by the coding sequence GTGCAAAAAGGGATGATTATTGTTTTAAACGGTGTATCAAGTTCAGGGAAATCAACTTTAGCGAAGGAAATAACCAAGTTACTTCCTGACTTTTTTGCTTTCAGCGTGGATGATTATGATTTAGTCATTGAAAAGATGGAAGATAGGGAAAACGAGCGGCTAATCCCTATTGAAACCGAATATTTTTATTATAGAAATGCGGCAATGTTCTCAGATCGAGGGGTTAATTTGATACTAGACCAAATCCTCCATGACCCCACTACGTTACAAAATTTTTATGAAACGCTAAAGTCTTACCCAATCCTTCTTGTGGGGGTTCATTGTCCTCTCGAAGAGCTTAAGCGAAGAGAAGAGTTAAGAGGAGATCGCCGAATCGGACAAGCAATTTTTCAACTCAGTTTTGTACATAAGCAAGAAACTTACGATATTGAGGTTAATACGTACGCCAACTCAATGATGGAATGTGCAAAAGAAATTGTGGATTGTTTGGAAAGTGATACACCATTATTAGGATTTGAAAAATCGCTTGAGCAATTCGAGTCTTCAAGGAGTAGTATTAAGTGA
- a CDS encoding aminoglycoside adenylyltransferase domain-containing protein, translating to MVIPEIVDKVLKDYINLLNEHLPGTLEGLYIHGSIALDAYVENSSDIDFITLTNRRLTVQDKEALSYIHRTIESKYNKPEMDGVYALRGDMGKLYISIDDQIEYPYYNNGELAFGEYFNFNPITWWVLREKGIKVLGPEIEGFQLDSQPIDLRSYVLENMNSYWTNRVQMADASFEQLIQLPTEQIDFEIEWTVLGLLRQFYTIKENDIVSKLAAGEYGLTQLPVEWHNIIKEAMNIRKDKKERVFNSERDRLDNAVRLSKYLINHCNE from the coding sequence GTGGTCATACCTGAAATTGTCGATAAAGTCCTAAAAGATTATATTAACTTACTAAATGAACATCTACCTGGTACCCTGGAAGGGTTATATATACATGGTTCCATCGCTTTGGATGCCTACGTTGAAAACTCTAGTGACATTGACTTTATCACGTTAACAAATCGCCGGTTAACAGTGCAAGATAAAGAGGCTTTGTCATATATTCATAGGACAATTGAAAGCAAATATAATAAGCCAGAAATGGATGGAGTATATGCTCTTCGTGGGGATATGGGGAAACTATACATAAGCATTGATGATCAAATAGAATATCCGTACTATAACAATGGCGAACTGGCATTCGGCGAATATTTTAATTTCAACCCGATAACCTGGTGGGTTTTAAGGGAGAAAGGAATAAAGGTTCTGGGACCAGAAATAGAGGGATTTCAGCTAGATTCTCAGCCTATTGATTTAAGGTCCTATGTCCTTGAAAACATGAATTCCTACTGGACAAATAGAGTTCAAATGGCAGATGCATCTTTTGAACAGTTGATCCAGCTGCCGACTGAACAAATTGATTTTGAAATAGAATGGACTGTTCTCGGCTTACTCCGTCAATTTTACACGATTAAAGAAAACGATATTGTTTCCAAGCTGGCCGCTGGTGAATATGGACTTACTCAGCTTCCAGTGGAATGGCATAACATTATCAAAGAAGCTATGAATATACGTAAAGATAAAAAAGAAAGGGTCTTTAACTCTGAGAGGGATCGATTGGATAACGCTGTGAGACTCTCAAAATATCTCATTAATCATTGTAATGAATAA
- a CDS encoding GNAT family N-acetyltransferase — MLYQNSIEGIEPEMLVGFFDGWPTPPSPETHLKLLKNSSTVVLAIDKDTDRVVGFITAVSDGVLSAYIPFLEVLPEYKNRGIGKELVHRMMAELAEIYMIDLCCDDDLVPYYKKFGMIKANGMLLRNYEKQSGI, encoded by the coding sequence ATGTTATATCAAAATTCGATTGAGGGTATTGAGCCAGAAATGCTGGTAGGCTTTTTTGATGGGTGGCCTACACCGCCAAGTCCAGAGACTCATCTAAAATTATTGAAGAACAGCAGCACAGTGGTTTTAGCCATCGATAAAGATACTGATCGAGTTGTTGGGTTCATCACAGCAGTCAGTGATGGAGTTTTATCAGCCTATATCCCCTTCCTTGAAGTGCTGCCTGAGTACAAAAATAGAGGAATCGGCAAGGAACTGGTCCATCGAATGATGGCAGAACTTGCTGAAATTTATATGATTGACTTGTGTTGTGACGATGACTTAGTTCCCTATTACAAAAAGTTCGGCATGATAAAAGCGAATGGCATGCTTTTAAGGAATTATGAGAAGCAGTCTGGGATTTAG
- a CDS encoding S9 family peptidase: MISFKKPDVKNFYRTFNIQSFTVSPDEKQLVFSTNLTGKYNLWAMDLPNQYPYPLTFIDQTCQALRYSHDGSFMVVGFDNDGDENGQLYALPPAGGDMVPLRTAEGHRHMLPFLSKDDQRLYYTSTKGNETYLNIYQYDMKSGEESVIVQGEGAACFLVAVDEEENNFAYLKQYANTYAPGFIYQDGKSYSLTPETDEQFTVGEGVFVGDEYYFVTTFGEDFDYLAKFNLNTHEFTKVLSIEKEEFGPLRYDKSTNSLYFVTSKGVNDYLYQYDLAAGTYKNSNLPASIIQGGTVAKSGNVYILAGSATKPNNIYMKEAGSEEWKQLTNLAVPGVKEEELVDPEVLTYSSYDGMMMEALFFKAKEEVSNGHVILWPHGGPQAAERKFFRAMFQFLVNRGYSIFAPNFRGSTGYGLAFTKMVEGNWGEGPRLDNIAGLEYLYENGLADRDKTLLMGGSFGGYMALLLHGRHPEYFKAVVDIFGPSNLFSFIESVPEHWKPIMNQWVGDPVKDFDKLTEFSPITYLDTMTKPMLIIQGANDPRVVKQESDQIVKALQEKGRDVKYLVLEDEGHGFSKKENEILVNKTILEFFDQFVEAKVVVE, translated from the coding sequence GTGATCAGTTTTAAAAAGCCGGATGTAAAGAATTTTTATCGAACGTTTAATATTCAATCTTTTACGGTAAGTCCTGACGAGAAGCAGTTGGTTTTCAGCACGAATTTAACTGGGAAATACAATTTATGGGCGATGGATTTGCCGAACCAATATCCGTACCCGCTCACTTTCATTGACCAAACGTGTCAGGCCCTGCGCTATTCGCACGATGGCAGCTTTATGGTAGTTGGTTTTGATAATGATGGTGATGAAAATGGTCAGTTATATGCACTGCCACCCGCAGGAGGGGACATGGTGCCGCTTCGTACGGCAGAAGGACACCGCCATATGCTTCCGTTTTTATCCAAGGACGATCAGCGTCTTTACTATACATCTACCAAAGGTAATGAGACATACCTGAATATTTATCAGTATGATATGAAATCAGGTGAAGAGAGCGTCATCGTTCAAGGAGAGGGTGCGGCTTGCTTTTTAGTGGCTGTGGACGAAGAAGAAAATAATTTTGCTTATTTAAAACAATATGCCAATACATACGCTCCTGGATTCATTTATCAGGACGGGAAATCTTACTCGCTGACTCCGGAAACAGATGAGCAATTCACAGTCGGTGAGGGAGTGTTTGTAGGTGATGAATACTACTTTGTCACCACCTTTGGTGAGGATTTTGATTATCTGGCAAAGTTCAATCTTAATACACATGAGTTCACGAAAGTTCTTTCGATTGAAAAAGAAGAGTTTGGGCCTCTTCGATATGATAAGAGCACGAACAGCCTTTATTTTGTTACATCTAAAGGCGTAAATGATTATTTGTATCAATATGATTTGGCTGCAGGAACATATAAAAATAGTAATCTGCCAGCATCGATCATCCAGGGTGGCACAGTCGCTAAAAGTGGGAATGTGTATATTCTCGCCGGATCAGCGACAAAACCTAATAATATTTACATGAAGGAAGCGGGCAGTGAGGAGTGGAAGCAGCTGACGAATTTGGCTGTTCCAGGAGTCAAGGAAGAAGAGCTTGTTGATCCTGAAGTTCTGACATATTCATCCTATGATGGCATGATGATGGAAGCTTTATTTTTCAAGGCGAAGGAAGAAGTGAGCAATGGCCACGTCATCCTTTGGCCTCATGGTGGCCCGCAGGCAGCAGAACGTAAATTTTTCCGTGCGATGTTCCAGTTCCTAGTGAACAGAGGGTATAGCATTTTCGCACCGAACTTCCGAGGTTCAACTGGTTACGGTCTGGCGTTCACCAAGATGGTTGAGGGGAACTGGGGTGAAGGACCACGCCTTGATAATATTGCTGGCCTAGAGTACCTTTACGAAAACGGATTGGCTGATAGGGATAAAACATTATTGATGGGCGGAAGCTTTGGCGGATATATGGCACTGCTTCTGCACGGCCGTCATCCGGAATACTTCAAGGCTGTCGTTGATATTTTCGGACCATCAAATCTTTTCTCATTCATTGAATCCGTGCCTGAGCACTGGAAACCAATCATGAATCAGTGGGTTGGCGACCCGGTCAAGGACTTCGATAAACTGACAGAGTTTTCACCGATCACTTACCTGGACACAATGACCAAACCAATGCTGATCATCCAGGGAGCTAACGACCCGCGCGTCGTCAAGCAGGAATCCGATCAGATCGTCAAAGCCCTTCAGGAAAAAGGGCGCGATGTGAAATACCTTGTTCTTGAAGACGAGGGGCATGGATTTTCGAAAAAGGAAAACGAGATTCTTGTTAACAAAACGATCCTTGAGTTTTTTGATCAGTTTGTTGAAGCGAAGGTAGTAGTTGAATAA
- a CDS encoding type 1 glutamine amidotransferase domain-containing protein yields the protein MAKILAVLSSGYKDEENNYETGWWGEELFAPMQLLEEAGHQVDLASPLGGKPVIDKMSISEEYDPKGKYKKLYESGKADDTMKLSDVKDGDYDVVLVVGGHGAMYDLAKNEDLHHIMNSIYDGGGIVAAECHGPAPLVFAKRPNGESFIAGKKVTGYPDEMEPEGLLDILPFSLEQEMRKISDYDQGDLEKTGHAVWADEQLVTSRDPFSSELMGEELVKALEKKRN from the coding sequence ATGGCAAAAATTTTAGCCGTTTTATCAAGTGGATATAAGGATGAGGAAAATAATTATGAAACTGGATGGTGGGGAGAAGAATTATTTGCTCCGATGCAGCTTCTTGAAGAAGCGGGCCATCAGGTGGATTTGGCATCACCGCTTGGAGGCAAGCCGGTAATCGATAAAATGAGCATCAGTGAAGAATACGATCCGAAAGGTAAATATAAGAAGCTTTATGAGTCTGGAAAAGCGGATGATACGATGAAGCTTTCAGATGTGAAAGATGGCGACTACGATGTTGTTCTCGTAGTAGGCGGCCATGGTGCAATGTATGACCTGGCGAAGAATGAGGACTTGCATCATATCATGAACAGTATCTACGACGGAGGAGGCATTGTGGCTGCTGAATGCCATGGACCTGCACCGCTAGTATTTGCAAAGCGTCCGAATGGCGAAAGCTTTATCGCAGGTAAAAAAGTAACCGGTTATCCAGATGAAATGGAGCCAGAAGGTCTTTTGGATATCTTACCGTTCAGTCTCGAGCAGGAAATGCGGAAAATCAGCGATTATGACCAGGGTGACCTTGAAAAAACTGGACATGCTGTCTGGGCAGACGAACAGCTCGTGACGAGTCGGGACCCATTCTCATCAGAGTTAATGGGAGAAGAGCTGGTTAAGGCGCTGGAAAAGAAGAGAAATTAA
- a CDS encoding cell wall hydrolase yields MPRVKYTDSDVALMARMMRAEAEGEGQLGMLMVGNVIVNRLNANCLDFKDLRKIRDVIFQIQGGNYSFEAVQKGNVFYNRARSVEKRLAKQTLDYWRQHPSKFALWYFNPYAPCPPTWYDQPFAGQYKQHCYYEPKANTCEGVYMG; encoded by the coding sequence ATGCCAAGGGTAAAATATACAGACAGTGATGTAGCCTTAATGGCCAGGATGATGAGAGCGGAAGCCGAGGGTGAGGGTCAGTTGGGAATGCTGATGGTTGGAAATGTCATTGTAAACCGGCTGAATGCAAATTGTCTGGATTTTAAGGATTTAAGGAAAATAAGGGATGTGATTTTCCAGATACAAGGAGGCAATTATTCATTTGAAGCCGTCCAAAAGGGAAATGTATTTTATAACAGAGCAAGAAGTGTTGAAAAAAGATTAGCGAAGCAAACTTTGGATTATTGGCGGCAGCACCCTTCCAAGTTTGCTCTCTGGTATTTCAACCCTTACGCACCATGTCCGCCTACATGGTATGACCAGCCCTTTGCAGGACAATATAAACAACATTGTTATTATGAACCAAAGGCGAACACTTGCGAAGGAGTTTATATGGGATAG
- a CDS encoding CPBP family intramembrane glutamic endopeptidase: MEIKTQEKAAAEVDFTKRENIELYIIIGLMIVSVLFIPVLKGIMAIAPIVYFLVERKVRKRTKEEIGFRTANFSEKMKKSWMLILLVGIVMQLFYLFSYQNLFPQVLEHVLGRVPLDFSDLNPILFLSIVLLAFGEEIVFRGLIQARLSKLMPVWVAILVTSLLFAVMHIATGETTVVMVDLMSVFIDSVLFGIIFAKTRSIYIATLAHILANSVALLSIYVFVL, translated from the coding sequence ATGGAGATTAAGACCCAAGAAAAGGCTGCTGCTGAGGTCGATTTTACAAAAAGGGAGAACATTGAGTTATACATTATTATCGGTCTTATGATTGTATCTGTTCTTTTTATTCCAGTTTTGAAAGGAATCATGGCAATAGCGCCAATCGTCTATTTTCTTGTTGAAAGAAAGGTAAGGAAAAGAACGAAAGAGGAAATTGGTTTTCGGACTGCCAATTTTTCAGAGAAAATGAAGAAATCATGGATGCTCATTTTGCTTGTCGGGATTGTTATGCAATTATTCTACCTTTTTTCTTATCAAAACTTATTCCCGCAAGTACTGGAGCATGTTCTTGGCAGGGTTCCCCTTGATTTCAGCGATTTGAATCCAATACTTTTTCTAAGTATTGTCTTACTGGCCTTTGGTGAAGAAATTGTTTTTAGAGGATTAATTCAGGCACGCTTAAGTAAACTTATGCCGGTTTGGGTGGCCATCCTTGTCACGTCTTTGCTCTTTGCCGTCATGCATATTGCAACTGGCGAAACAACTGTTGTTATGGTTGACTTAATGAGTGTATTTATCGATAGTGTCTTATTCGGAATCATTTTTGCAAAAACAAGAAGTATCTATATTGCGACGCTGGCTCATATTTTAGCAAATTCGGTTGCTTTGTTATCCATTTATGTATTTGTTTTATGA
- a CDS encoding DUF4362 domain-containing protein, whose amino-acid sequence MKKHFLILFILSIATGCQTKERTIPIEVSDPPEYIQSHDDIVEMHGDITNLERFYLFVDHIEQGQKDIIRIVNYTTEGAPMLHDLEFDGTEIHSTYDSTRDGYGSGSIEEVYCKGIIKVKRDSRTDYVLEECSNQKEDVVILVIED is encoded by the coding sequence GTGAAAAAGCACTTTCTTATTTTATTCATACTTTCCATCGCAACAGGATGTCAAACGAAAGAGCGAACTATTCCAATAGAAGTTAGTGACCCACCTGAATACATTCAGTCACACGATGATATAGTCGAAATGCATGGAGACATTACGAATCTGGAGAGGTTTTATCTATTTGTGGACCACATAGAGCAAGGTCAAAAAGATATAATCAGGATCGTTAACTATACAACCGAGGGAGCACCTATGCTCCACGACTTGGAATTCGATGGGACAGAAATCCACTCAACCTATGATTCTACTAGAGACGGATACGGATCAGGGAGTATTGAAGAAGTATACTGTAAAGGGATAATAAAGGTGAAGAGAGATTCACGCACCGACTATGTATTGGAGGAATGCAGCAATCAAAAAGAGGATGTAGTGATCCTAGTGATTGAAGATTAA
- a CDS encoding VOC family protein — MIKKIGQIMLYVNDQDAAVRFWTEKVGFVVNAEEDNGQGFRWIEISPSKGSETNIVLHNKEFVAKMSPGLNLGTPSLMLYADNFEEFRSLLADRNVVVGEIVNMPSGRVFNFADDEENYFAVMEK, encoded by the coding sequence ATGATAAAAAAAATCGGTCAAATCATGTTGTATGTCAATGACCAGGATGCAGCTGTGAGATTCTGGACTGAAAAAGTGGGCTTCGTTGTCAATGCAGAAGAAGATAATGGACAGGGGTTTAGATGGATTGAAATTTCTCCAAGTAAAGGTTCAGAAACTAACATTGTCCTGCATAATAAAGAATTTGTAGCAAAAATGTCGCCTGGACTTAATCTTGGTACACCGTCTTTAATGTTATATGCTGACAACTTTGAAGAATTCCGCAGTCTATTAGCAGATAGGAATGTTGTAGTCGGGGAAATTGTGAACATGCCTTCAGGCAGGGTATTTAACTTTGCTGATGATGAGGAAAATTATTTTGCTGTTATGGAAAAATGA
- a CDS encoding DUF1206 domain-containing protein, translated as MNSQSTIEVRNKLKEVKPWVRRFARFGYIAKGLVYGMVGVLAALAAFGPRGDTTGTSGALQSLAAMPFGEVALWFIGIGLIGYILWDFIKAIKDPENEGTDAKGLIKRTGYFISGLIYSNLAFGAIKLASNTGSAGGKNSEKTISAKLMEQPFGVWLVGIVGAIIIGYGAYELYKGAKEKFMSKFKTYEMNDKERKTARLSGKIGLISRGIVLSMVGFFFIRTAYTNNPNESKGLGGALSELANQPFGQFLLAIVATGLVLYGIYQIIKGRYQHMNFGYKGK; from the coding sequence ATGAATTCGCAATCAACAATAGAAGTCAGAAATAAGTTGAAGGAAGTAAAACCGTGGGTACGGCGGTTTGCTCGGTTTGGCTACATTGCCAAAGGTCTTGTTTACGGTATGGTTGGAGTGCTCGCTGCCTTGGCTGCATTCGGACCCAGGGGTGATACGACTGGAACCTCCGGAGCTCTTCAATCACTCGCTGCAATGCCATTCGGTGAAGTTGCCTTATGGTTCATCGGAATTGGCTTAATTGGTTACATTCTGTGGGACTTTATTAAAGCGATTAAGGATCCTGAAAATGAAGGGACAGATGCCAAGGGATTGATCAAAAGAACCGGCTATTTCATCAGCGGGCTGATTTACAGTAATTTAGCTTTCGGGGCGATTAAATTAGCCAGCAACACTGGTTCTGCTGGTGGTAAAAATTCAGAGAAAACGATCTCCGCTAAGTTAATGGAGCAGCCATTCGGAGTTTGGCTGGTCGGGATCGTTGGCGCAATCATTATCGGATACGGTGCTTATGAACTTTATAAGGGTGCAAAAGAAAAATTCATGAGCAAATTCAAGACGTACGAAATGAATGATAAGGAACGCAAAACCGCCCGCCTTTCCGGTAAAATCGGGCTGATCTCCAGGGGCATCGTTTTAAGTATGGTAGGATTTTTCTTTATTCGAACCGCATACACAAACAACCCGAATGAATCAAAAGGGTTGGGCGGTGCACTATCAGAACTCGCAAACCAACCATTCGGACAATTTTTATTAGCGATTGTGGCAACGGGCCTGGTCTTATACGGAATCTACCAAATTATCAAAGGTCGCTACCAACATATGAATTTTGGTTACAAGGGTAAATAA
- a CDS encoding ChaB family protein — MPYNSLKDLPDAVKDNLPHHAQEIFKEAFNSASEQYDEEETAFKVAWSAVKNEYEKNEDDEWVRKEED; from the coding sequence ATGCCTTATAATTCTTTAAAAGACCTGCCAGATGCAGTAAAGGATAATCTGCCACACCATGCCCAGGAAATTTTCAAAGAGGCTTTCAATTCAGCATCAGAGCAATACGATGAAGAAGAAACTGCCTTTAAAGTCGCGTGGAGCGCCGTGAAGAATGAGTATGAAAAGAATGAAGATGATGAATGGGTAAGAAAAGAAGAAGATTGA
- a CDS encoding DUF3231 family protein has translation MVEHLPKITSAEISMLWSAYISDTMSICVLKHFFQTCEDQDVKPIIELALSYSTDHVDKISDLFQKEGIPLPDGFGDQDVNLEARKLFSDVTYMRYLHHMARTGLNTFSLAKSISARKDIRSLFKEFLDQAEELYDRNTELMQEKGVFIRSPYIDYPDRVDYITDRKFLGGLIGQRRPLLALEVAHLGINIEVANVSKTLLLGFSQVARSKTISDYFKKGYNLGKSLVEDLIVKLKEDDNSYPSTWDSTITKSTEPPFSDKLMLFHTNAQSAIGLGDFGLAISASLRKDLTVLYEGYILRLGSFAEEGARYLIDHGWFEKPPQSIDREEIRKQR, from the coding sequence ATGGTCGAACACTTACCTAAAATTACATCAGCTGAAATTTCAATGCTGTGGAGTGCATATATAAGTGATACTATGTCCATTTGTGTCTTAAAGCATTTTTTCCAAACATGTGAAGATCAGGACGTAAAACCTATTATTGAGCTTGCTCTTAGCTATTCTACCGACCATGTGGATAAAATATCTGATTTATTTCAAAAAGAGGGTATTCCTTTGCCAGATGGATTTGGAGATCAAGATGTAAATTTAGAAGCAAGAAAGCTATTTTCAGATGTAACTTACATGCGTTACCTTCATCATATGGCAAGAACAGGCCTGAACACTTTTAGCCTGGCTAAGTCAATTTCTGCTCGCAAAGATATCCGATCTTTATTCAAGGAGTTTTTAGATCAAGCAGAGGAGTTATACGACCGAAATACAGAGCTGATGCAGGAAAAAGGTGTTTTCATCCGTTCTCCTTACATTGACTATCCGGATAGAGTCGACTATATTACAGACAGAAAATTCCTCGGTGGCCTGATTGGTCAACGCCGACCGCTCCTCGCGTTAGAGGTTGCACATCTAGGTATTAATATCGAAGTCGCCAATGTTTCCAAAACACTACTTTTGGGGTTCAGCCAGGTTGCCAGGTCCAAAACTATCAGTGACTATTTTAAGAAAGGTTATAATTTAGGTAAAAGTCTAGTTGAAGATTTAATAGTAAAACTAAAAGAAGATGATAATTCTTATCCCTCAACATGGGATTCTACAATCACGAAAAGCACAGAACCCCCATTTTCTGATAAATTGATGTTGTTTCATACGAATGCACAAAGCGCAATAGGTTTAGGTGATTTTGGGCTTGCTATTTCCGCATCACTGAGGAAAGATTTGACCGTTCTTTATGAAGGTTATATCCTCCGGTTAGGTTCATTTGCAGAAGAGGGTGCGAGATACTTAATTGATCATGGCTGGTTTGAAAAGCCTCCTCAGTCTATTGATAGAGAAGAAATCAGAAAACAACGGTAA